The genomic segment TGGGCTGCTCGAAACGGTGCCGATGGACGGTGTCGTGGTGATCGGCGAGGGCGAAAAGGATGAAGCCCCGATGCTGTTCAACGGTGAGAAGATCGGGGACGGCAGCCCGCCGGTGGTCGACATCGCGGTCGATCCGCTGGAAGGGACGACCCTGACCGCCCGCGGCTTCGGTGGCGCCCTCGCGGTGATCGCTCTGGCCGAGCGCGGCACCATGTTCGATCCCGGTCCCTGCGTTTACATGGAGAAGATGGCGACCGCCTCCGAGTACGCAGATCTGCTCAGCTTCGAGGAGCCGATCGGCGAGGTGATCCGCAAGATCGGCGAGCGCAAGGGAGGGGGTCCGGAGGACGTAACCCTGACCATCCTCGACCGGCCTCGGCACGAGGAGACGGTCAAGGAGATCCGGGAAGCCGGCGCCACGATCAGGTTCATCACCGACGGGGACGTTCAGGCGGCCCTGTTGGCGGTCTCCGAGGGCACCGGAATAGACCTGCTCTGGGGAATCGGCGGGACCCCCGAAGGGGTGCTCGCCGCGGCCGCGATCAAGTGCCTCGGTGGCGAGATCGTCGGCCGGCTCTGGCCACGAAACGAGGAGGAGCGCCAGGCCGCGATCGAGGCCGGCTACGACCTCGAAAGGGTGCTCACCGCCGACGATCTGGTCAGCGGCAAGGACGTCTTCTTCGCTGCCACCGGGGTCACCGACGGTGACCTGCTCGACGGGGTGCGCCGTCACGGCGCCTACGCGACCACCGAGTCGCTGATCATGCGGTCACGCTCGGGCACCGTGCGGAAGGTCGGAGCCCGTCACGACCGGGCCAAGCTGCGGGAGATAACCGGCGGCAAGCAGGGCTGACCGGAACCACCGCCTCCGGACCGGGTGGCTACTGCCCCTGGCCCCGGTGGCGTTCGAGCGGGATCACCTTGGTCTCGTCCCCCGGATCGGCATCCGGATCACCCTCAAGCAGCGATCGGTAGGGCTCGGCGATCGGCTGCTCCCGGGTGATCGCGGACTCGGTCTGCTCCCGGGCCCGGGCGGCGGCCAGCAGGTTGGCCCTGGTCATGATCCCGTAGGGAAGGGTGCCCGTGTCCCGATATTCGTGGCGCAGTGAGTTGATTACCGCCCCGGCGAGCAGGGTCAGGGCCACGATGTAGAACCAGAGCAGGGCGATCAGGATGAAACCGAGCACACTCCCGAACCGGTTCAGGGTAGAGACGTTTCCGAGGTAGAACGGAAACAGCCAGTTGGCCAGCCCGGCGACCAGGGTTGTGAAGATCGCTCCCGGCCAGATCGCCCGCCACGGCATATGGCCCTTCGGCACGGCCCAGTAGATCACCGCGGCGACCATGAAGTTGATCGCCAGGGTGAGCCAGAGCAGGACAGCGTTGTCGAGGCTCTGGATCTCGTTCAGTCCGAACGGGAGGTTGTCGGTCTGACGGATCAGGGCGCCCTCGACCGCGGGCAGGAGAACACTGGCCAGGAGGAAGAAGGCGACCACCACCAGCATGCCGAGCGAGAACCTCTTCTGCTCCCACCAGCCCCGGCATTCGACGTGATAGATCCGGCAGAAGGCGGTGTCCATCGAACCCCAGAAGGAGGCGCCGATCCAGAGCGAACCGACCGCGGCAACCAGACCGAGAGTGGCCGAGTTGGACCGGATCGAGGAGAGAATGTCGTTCAGGGTCTCCTGCTCCGCGGAGGGAAAGAGCCGCTGGAGGTCGTTGAAAATCCCCGCCTCAACGCCCTTGATCCTGAGGATCTGGCTGAACACGAACAGGACCAGAAAGGCAAACGGAAACACCGCCAGCATCAGGTTGTAGGCGACCATCCCGGAAAGTCCGGTCACGTTCTCCGAGTAGGCCCGGATCCAGAAAGCCTGGAGCCAGGGCAGATGCTTCCACTGCCGCGAGAGCGGAATCGTTTCCCCGGGGCGGTCGTCCGGGTGAGTCTCATCACAGTCACTGCAACTCATCGGGTTTCCCGGCGTTAGGTAGGGACAGGTTTGAGAGGAGCAACATCGGGAACTTGACTTTACTAAGTGAAGCGTCTAATATCAGTTCACTCGTTCGGCCCCTCGAAGATCTTGGGGTGGTGTCTTGCACTCTGTCTCCCCGGAATCCCGGGGAGCAGGACTGCGGCATCTGCTTCTGCGGAAACAGTTGCCTGGCCCATGTACCGGGCACCCGGACGCGTTAGGTAATACCAGATAGGGACAGAATGTTAGTAGCGGAACTCCAGGAACTAGAAGAAGTGAAGGGCCTCGTCACCAGGGGGCAGCAGCTTGGCGTGCTGACCTTCGGTGACATCGGCACCGCCGTGGCCGAGGTCGATCTCGACGAATCAGACGTCGAGGATCTGTACGGCTACATCGAGAAGCAGGGCATCGAGCTGGTCGAGGACGTCGACCCGGCCCAGAAGGCATCCGCCGAGAACGAGCGCTCGGACGGCCGTCGCGGCCGCCGGCGCAAGAAGGACGCGCTGGACCTGAAGCCGGACATGACCACCGACTCGCTCCAGCTCTTCCTCAAGGACATCGGCAAGGTTCGCCTGCTGACCGCCCAGGAGGAAGTCGATCTCGCCAAGCGGATCGAGCGCGGCGATCTCGACGCCAAGCAGAAGATGGTTGAGTCGAACCTCCGGCTGGTGGTCTCGATCGCCAAGAACTACCGTAACCAGGGCCTGCCCTTCCTCGATCTGATTCAGGAAGGCACCCTCGGGCTGGTCCGTGCGGCCGAGAAGTTCGACTACCGCAAGGGCTTCAAGTTCTCGACCTACGCGACCTGGTGGATCCGTCAGGCGATCGCCCGGGCGCTGGCCGACAAGGCCCGCACCATCCGGATCCCGGTCCACGTGGTCGAGAAGCTGAACAAGATCGGCCGGGCCGAGCGCAAGCTGGTCACCGAGCTGGGCCGTGAGCCGACCCCGGAGGAGATCGCCGAGGTCACCGGGATCGACCCGGAAGAGGTCGACTCGATCAAGCGTTCCGCCCAGTCGCCGGTCTCGCTGGAGAAACCGGTCGGTGACGAGGAGGAGTCCGAGTTCGGCCAGTTCATCGCCGACGAGAAGGCCGAGTCCCCGTTCGACCGGGCCGCCGACCTGCTGACCAAGGAGGCGCTGAAGGAGTCGCTGGAAAACCTCTCCTACCGCGAACGCCGCGTACTCGAGCTCCGTTACGGGCTCGGCGGCGAGCATCCGCGGACCCTGGACGAGGTCGGCCGCACCTTCAACGTCACCCGCGAGCGGATCCGTCAGATCGAGAACCAGTCGCT from the Solirubrobacterales bacterium genome contains:
- the glpX gene encoding class II fructose-bisphosphatase, producing the protein MSVLSHDVRSGSKPDRNLALEMVRVTEAAALAASRWVGRGDKIAADGAAVDAMRGLLETVPMDGVVVIGEGEKDEAPMLFNGEKIGDGSPPVVDIAVDPLEGTTLTARGFGGALAVIALAERGTMFDPGPCVYMEKMATASEYADLLSFEEPIGEVIRKIGERKGGGPEDVTLTILDRPRHEETVKEIREAGATIRFITDGDVQAALLAVSEGTGIDLLWGIGGTPEGVLAAAAIKCLGGEIVGRLWPRNEEERQAAIEAGYDLERVLTADDLVSGKDVFFAATGVTDGDLLDGVRRHGAYATTESLIMRSRSGTVRKVGARHDRAKLREITGGKQG
- a CDS encoding YihY/virulence factor BrkB family protein gives rise to the protein MSCSDCDETHPDDRPGETIPLSRQWKHLPWLQAFWIRAYSENVTGLSGMVAYNLMLAVFPFAFLVLFVFSQILRIKGVEAGIFNDLQRLFPSAEQETLNDILSSIRSNSATLGLVAAVGSLWIGASFWGSMDTAFCRIYHVECRGWWEQKRFSLGMLVVVAFFLLASVLLPAVEGALIRQTDNLPFGLNEIQSLDNAVLLWLTLAINFMVAAVIYWAVPKGHMPWRAIWPGAIFTTLVAGLANWLFPFYLGNVSTLNRFGSVLGFILIALLWFYIVALTLLAGAVINSLRHEYRDTGTLPYGIMTRANLLAAARAREQTESAITREQPIAEPYRSLLEGDPDADPGDETKVIPLERHRGQGQ
- a CDS encoding sigma-70 family RNA polymerase sigma factor codes for the protein MKGLVTRGQQLGVLTFGDIGTAVAEVDLDESDVEDLYGYIEKQGIELVEDVDPAQKASAENERSDGRRGRRRKKDALDLKPDMTTDSLQLFLKDIGKVRLLTAQEEVDLAKRIERGDLDAKQKMVESNLRLVVSIAKNYRNQGLPFLDLIQEGTLGLVRAAEKFDYRKGFKFSTYATWWIRQAIARALADKARTIRIPVHVVEKLNKIGRAERKLVTELGREPTPEEIAEVTGIDPEEVDSIKRSAQSPVSLEKPVGDEEESEFGQFIADEKAESPFDRAADLLTKEALKESLENLSYRERRVLELRYGLGGEHPRTLDEVGRTFNVTRERIRQIENQSLKKLQSLQEAQKLREAT